From Virgibacillus ihumii, the proteins below share one genomic window:
- a CDS encoding alpha/beta fold hydrolase encodes MPYIDLDSQTKLHYQESGKGRPVIFIHGVMMSSKFFHKQVPYFSGKYRTITLDLRGHGQSSKVEHGHTVAQYARDVKKFIELLDLEDVILVGWSMGAFVLWDYVNQFGTENIKALTIVDQSPSDYVWPEWEFGAFDFEAIKGVMQAIQEDQNGFNSDFIHGMFKEKPDPKDHEWILEEMNKLPASIESAIVFNQTAVDYRETLSNVDVPTLICFGTVGFFPIEAGEYIQKRIPGSKLVAFENSSHLLFLEETEKFNRELDEFFSGL; translated from the coding sequence ATGCCATACATTGACCTTGATTCACAAACAAAACTTCACTATCAGGAAAGTGGAAAAGGGCGGCCGGTCATTTTCATACACGGTGTGATGATGAGCAGCAAGTTTTTTCATAAACAGGTACCATATTTTAGTGGAAAGTACCGCACGATAACGCTCGATCTGCGGGGACATGGGCAGTCGTCAAAAGTAGAGCATGGGCATACGGTAGCCCAGTACGCCCGGGACGTGAAAAAATTTATCGAACTCCTGGATTTGGAGGATGTTATTTTAGTCGGCTGGTCAATGGGGGCTTTTGTGTTGTGGGACTATGTGAACCAGTTTGGAACGGAAAATATTAAGGCATTGACGATTGTTGATCAATCCCCATCTGACTATGTTTGGCCGGAATGGGAATTCGGAGCCTTTGATTTTGAGGCGATTAAAGGTGTGATGCAGGCGATTCAGGAGGATCAAAATGGCTTTAACAGTGATTTCATCCATGGCATGTTTAAAGAAAAGCCTGATCCGAAAGACCATGAATGGATTTTGGAAGAAATGAATAAGCTTCCGGCATCGATTGAAAGTGCGATTGTATTTAACCAGACGGCGGTTGATTATCGGGAGACATTGTCCAATGTTGATGTGCCGACGTTGATTTGCTTTGGTACGGTTGGGTTCTTTCCGATCGAAGCAGGGGAGTATATTCAGAAGCGGATTCCCGGGTCAAAACTGGTAGCTTTTGAGAACAGCAGTCATCTTTTGTTTTTGGAAGAGACGGAGAAGTTTAATCGAGAGTTGGATGAATTTTTTAGCGGGCTGTAG
- a CDS encoding CocE/NonD family hydrolase, whose translation MQIILDKNVACTLRDGTILYADIYRPGEEGEFPVLLTRLPYGKDLPFYSHRYLDTNRLVQNGYVVIIQDVRGRFESEGEFVPFINEAKDGYDAVEWAAALPYSTGKVGMFGLSYYGFTQLAAAAERPPHLEAIFPAQSLNDPRRGNMYHNGAYGLGTAETWALESIVPDKLKRKYGSGTENYQKMIRKTADFMNHISEWYSYKPINEWTPLKELKVTDYFFEQLELDLNDSHWDKASVFHRYKEMDVPAYHVAGWYDSLLQSTLENYVEMDKQGNHQQKLIIGPWAHGDFKSVIGERNFGVHASEDWIDLENDLTGLHLDWFDHWLKNESSKIIEEPTVKLFVMGTNQWRNEQEWPLARTQYTPFYLHSRGQANSRSGNGTLSFAKPGEEAADSFIHNPEHPVPTNGGGTLYDGVQTTGPQDQKAIENRDDVLVYTSEKLDKQLEVTGPVKVRLWAATDAPDTDFTAKLVDVFPDGTAFNLTDGIVRARYRNGYTPEPDLNGEVVKYEIDLWATSNVFLPDHQIRIEIASSNFPRFDVNPNTGRTMLNSTETRPAQQTIYHSAEYPSHVVLPVIPGSGADSKE comes from the coding sequence ATGCAAATCATTCTTGACAAAAATGTCGCCTGCACATTGCGTGATGGGACTATACTTTATGCTGATATTTACCGACCTGGAGAGGAAGGCGAATTTCCGGTTCTGCTGACACGGCTGCCGTACGGAAAAGATCTGCCGTTTTATTCCCACCGCTACCTGGATACAAACCGGCTGGTGCAAAACGGGTACGTCGTGATTATTCAGGATGTTCGCGGCCGTTTTGAATCGGAAGGAGAATTTGTACCGTTCATCAATGAAGCAAAAGATGGTTATGATGCAGTCGAATGGGCAGCTGCATTACCGTATTCAACCGGAAAAGTCGGCATGTTCGGATTATCCTACTACGGCTTTACCCAGCTTGCTGCAGCCGCTGAACGCCCGCCACATTTAGAAGCTATTTTTCCCGCCCAGAGTCTGAACGACCCGCGGCGCGGCAATATGTATCATAACGGAGCATATGGACTTGGAACAGCAGAAACATGGGCATTGGAATCAATTGTTCCGGACAAGCTGAAACGAAAGTATGGGTCCGGCACGGAAAACTATCAGAAAATGATACGGAAAACTGCAGACTTTATGAATCATATCAGCGAATGGTACAGCTACAAACCGATCAATGAATGGACGCCATTGAAAGAACTGAAAGTCACCGATTATTTCTTTGAGCAGTTGGAACTGGATTTAAATGACAGCCACTGGGACAAAGCAAGTGTTTTTCATCGTTATAAAGAAATGGACGTTCCAGCCTACCATGTTGCTGGATGGTATGATTCATTGCTGCAGTCCACACTGGAAAATTATGTGGAAATGGACAAGCAGGGAAACCATCAGCAAAAGCTGATCATTGGACCATGGGCGCACGGCGATTTCAAGTCAGTTATTGGCGAACGCAATTTTGGGGTTCACGCTTCTGAAGATTGGATTGATTTAGAAAATGACTTGACTGGTCTGCATCTTGACTGGTTCGATCACTGGCTTAAAAATGAATCATCCAAAATTATTGAGGAGCCGACTGTAAAACTTTTTGTGATGGGGACCAATCAGTGGCGGAATGAACAAGAATGGCCGCTTGCCCGAACGCAGTACACCCCATTCTATTTACACAGCCGCGGTCAGGCAAACTCCCGCTCCGGGAACGGAACATTATCATTTGCAAAACCCGGAGAGGAAGCGGCCGATTCGTTTATTCATAACCCGGAACACCCTGTCCCGACAAATGGAGGCGGAACACTGTACGATGGCGTTCAAACAACCGGACCACAGGATCAGAAAGCAATTGAAAATCGCGATGATGTCCTTGTCTACACATCAGAAAAATTAGACAAGCAGCTGGAAGTGACTGGTCCGGTAAAAGTAAGGTTATGGGCTGCAACCGATGCACCAGACACTGATTTTACTGCTAAATTAGTAGACGTTTTCCCGGACGGAACCGCATTTAATTTAACTGACGGCATTGTCCGTGCCCGCTACCGTAACGGGTACACACCAGAACCGGATCTAAATGGTGAGGTTGTTAAGTATGAAATTGATTTATGGGCTACAAGCAACGTATTTCTGCCGGATCACCAAATCAGAATCGAAATCGCATCCAGTAATTTCCCGCGATTTGATGTGAATCCGAATACCGGAAGAACGATGCTGAACAGCACGGAAACGAGGCCGGCACAACAGACGATTTATCATAGTGCGGAATATCCGTCGCATGTTGTGTTGCCGGTGATACCGGGTAGTGGTGCTGACTCCAAAGAGTAA
- a CDS encoding CoA-acylating methylmalonate-semialdehyde dehydrogenase, whose amino-acid sequence MAQTKTKNLKNYVNGKWIEANSEKTEDVYNPATGEVIAQVPLSNKEDLDDAVQVAKESFKSWKEVPVPKRARILFKFQQLLADKHDELAELITIENGKSFKEAFGEVQRGIENVEFAAGAPSLMMGEQLPSIAAGLESGVYRYPIGVVGGITPFNFPMMVPAWMFPMAIVTGNTFVLKPSERTPLLANRIAELLEEAGLPEGVFNIVHGAHDVVNGLLDHEDVSAISFVGSQPVAEYVYKRGTDNLKRVQALSGAKNHTIVLQDADLDNASTQILNAAFGSAGERCMAASVVAVENSVADEFIEQLVQKANEVKIGNGLDEGVFLGPVIRDNHKDRTYQYIETGEKEGASLIRDGRNDKDIQREGYFVGPTIFDHVTTEMKIWQDEIFAPVLSIVRVHDLDEAIDVTNKSRFANGSCLFTNSGGAVRQFRETIDAGMLGVNIGVPAPMAFFPFSGWKDSFYGDLHTNGKDGVEFYTRKKVITTRWV is encoded by the coding sequence ATGGCACAGACTAAAACGAAGAATCTTAAAAACTATGTAAATGGAAAATGGATTGAAGCAAATTCGGAAAAAACGGAAGACGTATATAATCCGGCTACAGGTGAGGTTATAGCTCAAGTTCCCTTATCGAACAAGGAAGACCTGGATGACGCTGTGCAAGTGGCTAAGGAATCTTTTAAATCCTGGAAGGAAGTCCCGGTTCCGAAGCGCGCGCGTATTCTATTTAAATTTCAGCAACTGCTTGCGGATAAACATGATGAACTTGCTGAATTAATAACGATTGAAAATGGTAAAAGTTTCAAAGAAGCATTTGGTGAAGTACAACGCGGTATCGAGAATGTTGAGTTTGCAGCGGGTGCACCTTCTCTCATGATGGGTGAACAACTCCCCTCAATTGCCGCCGGACTTGAGTCAGGTGTTTACCGTTATCCGATAGGCGTTGTCGGAGGGATAACCCCGTTTAATTTTCCGATGATGGTGCCCGCCTGGATGTTTCCGATGGCGATTGTAACCGGCAATACATTTGTTTTAAAACCTTCCGAACGGACACCGCTGCTGGCAAATCGTATCGCAGAATTACTGGAGGAAGCGGGCTTGCCTGAAGGTGTATTTAACATCGTACACGGCGCACATGATGTTGTTAATGGGTTGCTTGATCATGAAGATGTGAGTGCTATTTCGTTTGTCGGGTCACAACCGGTAGCGGAATACGTATATAAACGTGGAACAGACAATCTTAAACGTGTTCAAGCTTTGTCCGGCGCTAAAAACCACACAATCGTTTTACAAGATGCGGATTTGGATAATGCATCAACTCAAATACTCAATGCGGCATTTGGTTCGGCAGGAGAACGTTGTATGGCAGCGTCTGTGGTTGCGGTTGAAAATTCCGTTGCAGACGAATTCATTGAGCAACTGGTACAAAAAGCTAATGAAGTTAAAATTGGTAACGGGTTGGATGAAGGTGTTTTCCTCGGTCCGGTAATCCGGGATAATCATAAAGACAGAACTTATCAATATATTGAAACGGGTGAAAAAGAAGGAGCCAGCTTAATTCGCGATGGCCGGAATGACAAGGATATTCAACGGGAAGGCTATTTCGTCGGCCCAACTATTTTTGACCATGTAACAACGGAAATGAAAATTTGGCAGGATGAAATATTTGCACCGGTTTTATCCATTGTGCGTGTTCATGATCTGGATGAAGCAATTGACGTGACAAATAAGTCGCGCTTCGCAAACGGTTCATGCTTATTCACCAATAGCGGCGGCGCTGTCCGACAATTCAGAGAAACGATAGATGCAGGTATGCTGGGTGTGAACATTGGAGTGCCGGCGCCAATGGCATTTTTCCCATTCTCCGGCTGGAAGGATTCTTTCTATGGGGATCTCCATACGAACGGCAAGGATGGCGTTGAATTTTATACGAGGAAGAAGGTTATTACAACGCGTTGGGTGTGA
- a CDS encoding PucR family transcriptional regulator: MDNNFEITVKDVLERETFQRAKILAGAGGIDRRIKWTHILETKEFESLINGGELILTTGIGFNKEKPVNFYERLIHKNVAGICIEKGEHFKDISSEVKQLADKHHFPIIVFESIVKFVDITHDLHTLIINQHHHKITKLNELTKTFTELSLSPNGALKILKEMYFYFDQDVMFISEEKKSYYYPPETKQLADSIQRNLKSMNLNKKKYTHINMWNTNFTFYPVRGLGQVWGYLCLETSERLKDEFTYSVLDTAALAIAQITLRNRTLEERRLNQEDKNVRSLLQGENIDTDSFQLFFPDTKESTSYRVILIQEIKPESQNDDDWSEIKIQQSLIIKREFKKAGFFPVVSIKKNEIAIICSCTASSQQIKDTEAYSKVIHNILDINEKDIWDGAKYTIGVSRKLEDISRVPQGYKQAMEVLRLHKSGILQTYFYEKIGIYRILLWQDKEEKLDAYINDYLGPIIAYDQKNNSSLLETLAVFLECGFSKKKASEKLFIVRQTLYYRLAKIDELLGYNLLESSDRLAVETAIKAYYLNKVKA; the protein is encoded by the coding sequence TTGGATAATAACTTTGAAATAACTGTTAAAGACGTACTGGAAAGAGAGACATTCCAACGAGCCAAAATATTAGCTGGTGCCGGCGGTATAGATAGAAGAATCAAATGGACACATATTTTAGAAACAAAGGAATTTGAATCGTTGATTAATGGCGGCGAGTTAATTCTTACTACCGGTATTGGCTTTAACAAAGAAAAGCCTGTTAATTTTTACGAAAGGTTAATTCATAAAAATGTTGCCGGCATTTGCATCGAGAAAGGCGAACATTTTAAGGACATATCATCCGAGGTAAAACAACTCGCTGACAAACACCATTTTCCTATTATTGTTTTTGAATCAATTGTAAAATTTGTAGACATCACACATGATTTGCATACATTAATCATCAACCAGCACCACCACAAGATCACCAAATTAAATGAACTGACCAAAACTTTCACGGAGCTGTCACTTTCCCCAAATGGAGCCCTGAAAATATTAAAAGAAATGTATTTTTATTTTGATCAGGACGTTATGTTCATCAGTGAGGAGAAAAAATCATATTACTATCCACCTGAAACAAAACAATTAGCTGACTCCATACAGAGAAATTTAAAGAGTATGAACCTGAATAAAAAGAAGTACACCCATATTAATATGTGGAATACCAATTTTACTTTTTATCCGGTCAGAGGTCTTGGACAGGTATGGGGCTACTTATGTTTAGAAACCAGTGAACGTTTGAAAGATGAGTTCACCTACTCCGTCCTTGATACTGCAGCATTAGCCATTGCTCAAATTACGCTGCGCAACCGGACCCTTGAAGAAAGAAGACTTAATCAGGAGGACAAAAACGTTCGAAGTCTGTTACAGGGTGAAAACATCGACACAGATAGCTTTCAGCTGTTCTTCCCCGATACCAAAGAAAGTACAAGTTACCGTGTTATTTTAATACAGGAAATAAAACCAGAATCCCAAAACGATGATGATTGGAGTGAGATAAAGATACAGCAATCCCTAATCATCAAACGTGAGTTCAAAAAAGCCGGCTTTTTCCCAGTTGTTTCAATCAAAAAAAATGAAATTGCGATTATCTGTTCCTGCACTGCCTCATCCCAACAAATTAAAGATACAGAAGCATACTCAAAAGTAATCCACAACATTCTCGATATAAATGAGAAAGATATTTGGGATGGAGCGAAATATACAATTGGCGTCAGCAGAAAACTGGAAGACATATCCCGGGTACCTCAGGGATATAAGCAAGCCATGGAAGTACTTCGCTTACATAAATCAGGTATATTGCAAACATACTTCTATGAAAAAATCGGGATTTACCGGATTCTTCTTTGGCAGGATAAGGAAGAAAAACTGGATGCCTACATTAATGACTATCTGGGACCCATAATAGCGTATGACCAAAAAAACAACAGCAGCCTTCTTGAAACACTTGCTGTTTTCCTGGAGTGTGGTTTTTCCAAAAAGAAAGCCTCTGAAAAACTCTTTATTGTCAGGCAAACATTGTATTACCGGCTTGCAAAAATTGACGAGCTGCTCGGGTATAATCTGCTGGAATCGTCTGACCGCCTGGCTGTTGAAACAGCTATTAAGGCGTATTACTTGAACAAAGTAAAGGCATAA
- a CDS encoding ABC transporter permease, whose amino-acid sequence MELIQDLWTYYAQNFGYVWEEFIRHFLMSAYGVLFAAIIAIPAGIFISRHAKLSTFVISLTNIIQTIPALAMLAVLMLVMGLGATTVVFALFLYSILPILKNTYTGMQNIDSALLESGRGMGMNKFQVLRMVELPLALSVIMAGLRTALVIAIGIATIGTFIGAGGLGDIIIRGTNATNGAPIILAGAIPTAVMAIIADIGMGWLEKVLSPVKGKSLKNKQEAA is encoded by the coding sequence TTGGAACTAATTCAGGATTTATGGACGTATTACGCTCAGAACTTCGGGTATGTATGGGAAGAATTCATCCGACATTTTCTGATGTCGGCATACGGGGTGCTGTTTGCTGCTATCATTGCGATTCCAGCAGGCATTTTCATTTCGCGGCACGCCAAACTCAGCACATTTGTAATTTCACTGACAAACATCATTCAAACGATACCTGCCTTGGCAATGCTGGCTGTCTTGATGCTTGTAATGGGGCTTGGTGCGACAACAGTTGTATTTGCGCTGTTTTTATATTCCATCCTGCCTATTCTGAAAAACACCTATACCGGCATGCAAAATATCGATAGTGCATTGTTGGAATCAGGACGTGGAATGGGCATGAATAAATTCCAGGTACTGCGGATGGTCGAACTACCCCTTGCATTATCCGTTATTATGGCTGGACTTCGGACAGCACTCGTCATCGCAATCGGGATTGCCACGATCGGTACATTTATCGGTGCCGGTGGTCTTGGTGACATTATCATTCGCGGGACAAACGCCACGAACGGTGCACCAATTATTTTAGCCGGTGCAATTCCAACCGCTGTCATGGCAATTATTGCCGACATAGGGATGGGCTGGCTTGAGAAGGTCCTTTCCCCTGTCAAAGGAAAAAGTTTAAAAAACAAGCAGGAAGCTGCGTAA
- a CDS encoding ABC transporter permease, producing the protein MTRLLDFLANNGTQLLMKTWEHFYISLSAVVLGILVAVPLGILLTRTPKVAGFVIGTVGVVQTFPSLAILAFFIPILGVGKIPAIAALFFYSMLPILRNTFTGVKDVNKSLLEAGSGMGMSSWQRVMHVELPLATPVIMAGIRVSTVYLIGWATLASFIGAGGLGDYIFNGLNLYRTDLILAGAIPVTLMALLTDLLFGYLEGRLTPNGIKDQQDAA; encoded by the coding sequence ATGACACGATTGCTTGATTTCTTAGCCAATAATGGTACACAGCTTTTAATGAAAACATGGGAACATTTTTATATTTCACTTAGCGCCGTGGTATTAGGCATTCTTGTGGCAGTGCCACTTGGAATTTTACTGACGCGCACACCTAAAGTTGCCGGTTTTGTAATTGGAACTGTCGGAGTCGTCCAGACCTTTCCAAGCCTTGCAATTCTTGCGTTTTTCATTCCAATTCTAGGTGTTGGTAAAATACCGGCGATTGCAGCTCTGTTCTTCTATTCGATGCTGCCAATTCTCCGCAACACCTTTACCGGCGTGAAAGACGTCAATAAAAGTCTGCTGGAAGCCGGGAGCGGTATGGGCATGAGCAGCTGGCAGCGGGTTATGCATGTCGAACTGCCGCTTGCAACACCAGTAATAATGGCTGGCATTCGGGTTTCCACTGTCTATTTAATCGGCTGGGCAACACTTGCTTCGTTTATCGGAGCCGGCGGTCTCGGTGACTACATTTTTAACGGACTTAATTTATACCGGACTGATTTGATCCTTGCAGGTGCCATCCCGGTTACATTAATGGCATTGTTAACCGATTTACTCTTTGGATACCTGGAAGGTCGTCTGACACCGAACGGGATAAAAGATCAACAGGATGCAGCATAG
- a CDS encoding osmoprotectant ABC transporter substrate-binding protein, whose product MKSTTIKSFVILLISLVLLSGCSLPGLSGPKDKTVTVGTLGTAESAIMGNMVSLMIEHYTDLQTELITNMGSSTVQHKAMTNGEVDITATRYTGTDLVGALGMEPIKDPDKAMKIVKREFKQRFNQTWFDSYGFANSYAFTVKAELAKKENLKTVSDLKAIADELRLGVDSAWIRRPGVGYESFKKTYGFAFNRIFPMSIGLVYKAVESGEMDVVLAYTTDGRLEAFDLVTLKDNKHLFPPYDASPVARNEVLNKHPELRDILQKLSGTISTEKMRRLNYLANVKMKEPQVVAKDFLEKNNYFEDK is encoded by the coding sequence GTGAAATCTACAACTATTAAATCATTTGTCATACTGCTGATTTCACTCGTATTGCTAAGCGGCTGTTCACTTCCGGGCTTAAGCGGGCCAAAGGATAAAACGGTAACAGTCGGTACGCTGGGTACAGCAGAATCAGCAATTATGGGGAATATGGTCAGTTTGATGATTGAACACTATACAGACCTTCAGACCGAATTAATCACCAACATGGGTTCATCTACCGTACAGCATAAAGCCATGACCAACGGGGAAGTTGACATTACGGCTACGAGGTACACCGGTACAGACCTTGTCGGTGCACTCGGTATGGAACCAATTAAAGATCCGGACAAAGCGATGAAAATTGTGAAACGGGAATTTAAACAGCGATTTAATCAGACATGGTTTGATTCGTACGGTTTTGCCAATTCCTATGCGTTTACTGTAAAGGCTGAATTGGCAAAAAAGGAAAACCTTAAAACCGTATCAGATTTAAAAGCTATTGCGGACGAGCTTCGACTTGGTGTCGACAGTGCCTGGATCAGAAGGCCGGGTGTCGGGTATGAATCCTTTAAAAAAACATACGGATTTGCATTTAACCGCATTTTTCCGATGTCAATCGGGCTTGTCTATAAAGCAGTGGAAAGCGGTGAAATGGATGTCGTGCTTGCCTACACAACAGATGGACGACTGGAAGCTTTTGATCTTGTCACATTAAAAGATAATAAACATCTATTTCCACCGTACGACGCGTCACCGGTTGCCAGGAATGAAGTACTGAACAAACACCCGGAACTCCGGGATATTTTGCAGAAGCTCAGCGGCACCATCAGCACGGAAAAGATGCGCCGGCTGAACTATCTTGCCAACGTAAAAATGAAGGAACCACAAGTTGTTGCAAAAGATTTTCTTGAGAAAAATAACTACTTTGAAGATAAATAA
- a CDS encoding aspartate aminotransferase family protein, translating to MDILKDEKKQSLVEKDQQNVWHHMSRHEKNKSPIIGTDGKGSWITDHNGNRYLDGMSGLWCVNVGYGREELAQAAYDQLKQLAYMPLSQSHVPAIELAEKLNDMLQDDYMIFYSNSGSDANEVAFKMVRQYHQQNDNPSKRKIISRYRAYHGNSAGALSATGQAQRKIKYEPLSDGFLHVSPPDNYRRPSGQSVEQHNLQCAEELEKKIIWEHPDTIAAVIMEPTITGGGVLIPHRVYVEKVQEICRRHGVLLIIDEVICGFGRTGKLFGHMHYDINPDIITMAKGLTSAYLPLSVTAVRKDIYEAFKKDGDVNHFRHVNTFGGNPAACAVALKNIEIMENENLVSRSSVLGERLYNGLQELMEHKNVGDVRSQGLLFAIEIVNDKKTKEPASSALLSKVIGECKANGLIIAKNGDTVAGFDNILTLCPPLASTDEDIDFIISVVKKAFKTVN from the coding sequence ATGGATATTTTAAAGGACGAAAAAAAACAGTCACTGGTCGAAAAAGATCAACAAAATGTTTGGCATCACATGTCCCGGCATGAAAAAAACAAGTCTCCGATAATTGGAACGGACGGTAAGGGTTCCTGGATAACAGACCATAATGGGAACAGATATTTAGATGGTATGTCTGGTCTTTGGTGTGTAAATGTCGGGTATGGGCGGGAGGAGCTGGCACAGGCCGCGTATGATCAGCTGAAACAGCTTGCATACATGCCATTATCACAAAGTCATGTACCGGCAATCGAACTTGCTGAAAAACTGAATGATATGCTGCAAGATGATTATATGATTTTTTATTCCAATAGTGGATCGGACGCAAATGAAGTCGCTTTTAAAATGGTGCGGCAATATCACCAACAAAACGACAATCCATCAAAACGCAAAATTATATCACGTTATCGGGCGTATCATGGTAATTCGGCGGGAGCTCTTTCAGCTACCGGCCAGGCACAGCGTAAAATTAAGTATGAACCATTGTCGGATGGCTTCCTGCATGTATCCCCTCCCGATAATTATCGCAGACCTTCGGGACAGTCCGTGGAGCAACATAACCTTCAGTGCGCTGAGGAATTGGAGAAGAAAATAATTTGGGAGCATCCGGATACCATTGCTGCAGTTATTATGGAACCGACCATTACAGGCGGCGGCGTATTAATTCCTCATCGAGTGTATGTGGAAAAGGTTCAGGAAATATGCAGGCGCCATGGTGTTCTGTTAATAATCGATGAAGTTATTTGCGGCTTTGGACGTACAGGCAAATTGTTCGGTCATATGCACTACGATATAAATCCGGACATTATTACGATGGCTAAAGGACTTACGAGTGCCTATCTTCCTCTGTCTGTAACAGCAGTTCGGAAAGATATTTATGAAGCGTTTAAAAAAGATGGCGATGTTAATCATTTCCGGCATGTGAATACGTTTGGCGGGAATCCGGCCGCATGTGCTGTTGCACTAAAGAATATTGAAATAATGGAAAATGAAAATCTGGTCAGCCGATCTTCGGTGCTTGGTGAACGTTTGTACAATGGGTTACAAGAATTAATGGAACACAAAAATGTGGGAGACGTACGGAGCCAGGGTCTTCTATTTGCCATCGAGATAGTGAACGACAAAAAAACGAAAGAGCCTGCTTCGTCTGCGTTATTAAGTAAAGTTATCGGAGAATGTAAAGCAAACGGATTAATCATTGCCAAGAATGGCGATACAGTTGCCGGCTTTGATAATATCCTGACACTTTGCCCACCGCTTGCAAGCACGGATGAGGATATTGATTTCATTATTTCTGTTGTGAAGAAAGCCTTTAAAACGGTTAATTGA
- a CDS encoding M24 family metallopeptidase, whose product MVLDYQNRLEQLEQYFKEQNFSIAMIAAPANVFYFTGFNSDPHERFMALVWDGQTEGFTLFVPALDKEIAKNDSFVERIVSIADEEDPYSILKNNVGADIKKIGLEMKETSMFKHRNLSSAFPEASYDDIQPFINKLRLKKSRPEVTYLQEAVDIIEKVLGEGIKKVKPGMTEVELAAELEYLMKKFGAEGPSFSTIVLSGEKAALPHGVPGDREFRNGDFLLIDFGVKTKNGYCSDTTRTFVIGEATEKQKEIYNTVLESNQAGINAVQAGKPLKSFDLAARNVIDKSGYGEYFNNRVGHGLGIDVHEEPSIHGKNEQLAVEGLFFTIEPGIYIPGYGGVRIEDEVFINEKGEVEVLTSFPRELRVL is encoded by the coding sequence ATGGTATTAGATTATCAAAATAGATTAGAACAATTAGAGCAATATTTTAAGGAGCAAAATTTCTCCATTGCTATGATTGCGGCGCCGGCCAATGTCTTTTATTTCACCGGGTTTAATTCGGATCCGCATGAACGGTTTATGGCATTAGTATGGGATGGACAAACAGAGGGATTCACATTGTTTGTACCAGCACTGGATAAGGAAATCGCTAAAAATGACTCATTTGTTGAACGGATTGTTTCGATAGCTGATGAGGAGGATCCTTATTCCATATTAAAAAACAATGTCGGTGCAGATATAAAAAAGATTGGCCTCGAAATGAAAGAGACAAGTATGTTTAAACACCGAAATTTGAGCAGCGCTTTTCCGGAGGCAAGCTATGACGATATTCAACCTTTCATTAATAAACTGCGATTAAAAAAATCCAGACCGGAAGTTACATATTTGCAAGAGGCAGTGGATATTATTGAAAAGGTGTTGGGCGAAGGAATTAAAAAGGTAAAGCCCGGCATGACGGAGGTGGAATTGGCCGCTGAACTGGAATACCTGATGAAAAAGTTTGGAGCGGAGGGTCCTTCATTTTCGACGATTGTGCTTTCCGGTGAGAAAGCAGCATTGCCGCATGGAGTTCCAGGGGATCGTGAGTTTCGGAATGGTGACTTTCTTCTAATTGATTTTGGTGTGAAAACCAAAAATGGTTACTGCTCAGATACAACAAGAACTTTTGTGATAGGTGAGGCAACTGAAAAACAAAAAGAAATTTACAATACTGTGCTGGAATCCAATCAAGCAGGAATTAATGCAGTCCAAGCCGGCAAGCCCCTGAAATCGTTTGATCTGGCTGCGAGGAATGTCATCGACAAAAGCGGATATGGTGAATATTTTAATAACCGTGTCGGTCATGGACTGGGGATTGACGTGCATGAAGAACCCTCAATTCACGGTAAGAATGAACAATTGGCGGTAGAAGGGTTGTTCTTCACCATCGAGCCTGGAATTTATATACCTGGGTATGGCGGTGTGCGTATTGAGGATGAGGTTTTTATTAACGAAAAAGGTGAGGTTGAGGTATTAACGTCGTTTCCTAGGGAATTGCGGGTTTTATAA